From a single Miscanthus floridulus cultivar M001 chromosome 8, ASM1932011v1, whole genome shotgun sequence genomic region:
- the LOC136477396 gene encoding uncharacterized protein — protein MVVTVEKDATGEPALLLERGRAITLQGRDRKGRAVVRIVGNYFPARALGGRAAEALRSYLRERVLPEIGDREFVVVYMHSRVDRGRNFPGVGAIRGAYESLPAAAKERLRAVYFVHPALQSRLFFATFGRFLFSSGLYEKLQYMSRLEYVWAHIDKGQLEVPDCVRQHDDELERRPLMDYGIETTESRCMYDAASMDTSASLHSLRCAS, from the exons ATGGTGGTTACCGTTGAGAAGGACGCGACTGGCGAGCCGGCGCTGCTGCTGGAGCGAGGCCGGGCGATCACCCTGCAGGGCCGTGACCGGAAGGGCCGTGCCGTCGTCAGGATCGTCGGCAACTATTTTCCAG CGCGCGCgctgggcgggcgggcggcggagGCGCTGCGGTCGTACCTGCGGGAGCGCGTGCTCCCGGAGATCGGGGACCGGGAGTTCGTGGTGGTGTACATGCACTCCCGCGTGGATCGCGGCCGCAACTTCCCCGGCGTCGGCGCGATACGCGGCGCGTACGAGTCGCTGCCGGCCGCGGCCAAGGAGCGGCTGCGCGCCGTCTACTTCGTGCACCCGGCCCTCCAGTCCAGGCTCTTCTTCGCCACCTTCGGGCGCTTCCTCTTCAGCTCAGG GTTGTATGAGAAGCTGCAATACATGAGCCGGCTCGAGTACGTCTGGGCGCACATAGACAAGGGGCAGCTGGAGGTCCCGGACTGCGTGCGCCAGCACGACGACGAGCTGGAGCGCCGCCCGCTGATGgactacggcatcgagacgacGGAGAGCCGCTGCATGTATGACGCCGCGTCCATGGACACCTCGGCGTCCCTGCACTCGCTCC